In Zea mays cultivar B73 chromosome 7, Zm-B73-REFERENCE-NAM-5.0, whole genome shotgun sequence, the following proteins share a genomic window:
- the LOC113174990 gene encoding uncharacterized protein LOC113174990 yields MASRPKLSGIQKQVLALYRGFLRTARLKAPEERRRIESVILAEFRDNARSVDRRNFVHIEYLLRRGKKQLEQLKNPDITGLATLVVKK; encoded by the coding sequence ATGGCCTCCCGCCCAAAGCTGTCTGGTATTCAGAAGCAGGTTTTGGCGCTGTACAGGGGATTCCTTCGGACAGCACGCCTTAAGGCCCCTGAAGAACGCCGCAGGATCGAGTCTGTTATCTTGGCAGAGTTCCGTGACAACGCAAGGAGTGTTGACCGTAGGAACTTTGTACACATAGAGTACTTGTTGAGGAGAGGGAAGAAGCAGCTTGAGCAGCTCAAGAATCCTGATATTACTGGACTCGCTACCCTTGTAGTAAAGAAATGA